AAACAAAGTAATTACTAATGATTATAAAAAGAAGTAGGAAGAGTATTTATAAAAATATCCTGAAGGATATGAATGGTTATTAAAACATAAAGAATATTTTTCAGGTAGATTATGGGTACAACCTGGTAAGTTTATAGAGTTGAAGTTGTAATTTTTTAAAAATATATTTCTAATAAGGGTACTAAAATAATTGTAAAACTATTTAGTTGTTTAATTGTTTGCATGTTTATAAATTAAAGGTGCAAAATTAAAAAATATTAAAAGGGAACTACTTAATGATCTGTTTAAAATGTGATGTGAAGTTGGCAGATGGAGCTTTATTCTGTCATAAATGTGGTACAAAGGTTGAAGTTATATGCCTATCATGTGGAAAGAAGCTTATTGAAGGCGCAGTATTTTGTACTTTTTGTGGTAAAGAAGTTTTGGGAATTAATAAGCAAGATGGTTTAATGGTAGAAGACAATAACGTGGGTATAGCTTAAAATACATCTTGGTCAGCTAATATTGATGAGGATTGGTTTGCAAATAATAAACAAGTGTTCAAATCGGAAATTATATCCAATTTGGTTCTTATTACGACGAACCTATCCTATGGAGAGTTATCAACATCGATGAAAACGGTGACCCTATGCTCTATGCAGAACATATCCTAAGTTTAAAAGCATTCGATGCAGCAGGTAATTATCACACAGACTCCGCTAGAATATGCCAGGGTAGCAATGAATGAGAACCCTCTAATATCCGACAATGGCTCAACAGCAGTGAACAAAAAATTAACTGGATACAAAACTCACCGACAGCAGAAAATTTGTGGCAAGGAGATAATCCATACGACGAAGAAAAAGGCTTCCTAGCTGATGGAAACTTCACAGCACAAGAAAGAAATCTGATATAACCAGTAACCCATAAAGTATTACTAGCAGACATTGATAAAAATAAACGAGATGGAGGAAGCGAATCACATAATTTAGATTTTCATATTGCAACAGTAGTGCAAAACTATGACAGTGCATATTACAAAAATATAGAGGATAAAGTATTTTTCCTATCGGTAAAAGAAATCAAAGAATATGTAGATGACAGAGGATGGGAGTATAGAGCAAAACCGACATCCAAAGCAGTGCAGAATAGCCCCGATGAAGATGTATCATCATCCCAATACTGGTATAATTGGTTGCGTTCCCCTTACGCCTCCTATTCCAATGATGTGCGCAACGTCGATGACGAGGGCGGTATCAACGGCAGCAATGCGAACAATTGTGGGGTTGGGGGTGTCCGTCCCGCTTTGTCCTTAAATCTGTCCTCTGTAATCTTTAAATCTGGATCAGGTA
The nucleotide sequence above comes from Natranaerovirga pectinivora. Encoded proteins:
- a CDS encoding DUF6273 domain-containing protein is translated as MQNYDSAYYKNIEDKVFFLSVKEIKEYVDDRGWEYRAKPTSKAVQNSPDEDVSSSQYWYNWLRSPYASYSNDVRNVDDEGGINGSNANNCGVGGVRPALSLNLSSVIFKSGSGTKSNPFIITRGGTTP
- a CDS encoding zinc ribbon domain-containing protein, translated to MICLKCDVKLADGALFCHKCGTKVEVICLSCGKKLIEGAVFCTFCGKEVLGINKQDGLMVEDNNVGIA